A window of Micrococcus endophyticus contains these coding sequences:
- a CDS encoding DNA-directed RNA polymerase subunit beta, with translation MVASSTSNETATVSPRSGASAGRISFAKISEPLDVPDLLALQTESFDRLIGNERWVARVEEAQAADDHSVPVTSGLTDIFEEISPIEDFQGTMSLSFSEPEFADAKMTEEECKDRDATFAAPLYVKAEFMNNTTGEIKQQTVFMGDFPLMTRNGTFIINGTERVVVSQLVRSPGAYFERTPDKTSDKEIFSAKIIPSRGAWFELEVDKRDQVGVRLDRKRKQPVTVLLKAMGWTESRILEEFGHYDSIRATLEKDGTADQDEALLDIYRKLRPGEPAAVDAAQTLLNNLYFTPKRYDLAKVGRYKLNRKLGVDVHLGDPNASVLTEDDIVQMVHFIAALHAGEKTVKGVRDGEAVDVRVEIDDIDHFGNRRIRAVGELIENQIRTGLSRMERVVRERMTTQDVEAITPQTLINIRPVVAAIKEFFGTSQLSQFMDQNNPLAGLTHKRRLSALGPGGLSRDRAGMEVRDVHPSHYGRMCPIETPEGPNIGLIGSLATFGRINSFGFIETPYRRVVDGRVTDTVDYLTADDELAYQIAQANAPVDEDGTFEEELVLCRQRGGDGEPVLSTVDEIDYMDVSPRQMVSAATALIPFLEHDDANRALMGANMQRQAVPLLRSEAPYVGTGMEKYVAVDAGDSVTATAAGVVTEVAADLVTVMNDDGTTTHYPIMKFARSNQGNAYNQRVRVSEGDRVEPLSVIADGPATDNGELALGKNLLVAFMPWEGLNYEDAIILSQRMVSEDVLTSIHIEEHEVDARDTKLGAEEITRDIPNVSEEVLSQLDERGIIHIGAEVEAGDILVGRVTPKGETELTPEERLLRAIFGEKSREVRDTSLKVPHGESGTVIGVRIFDRDEDDDLPPGVNQLVRVYVAQKRKITDGDKMAGRHGNKGVISKILPLEDMPFLADGTPVDIVLNPLGVPGRMNLGQVMELHLGWAASRGWDIQGEPEWIKDLPNFPRQSDPVNVATPVFDGAEAYEITGLLGHVNATRDGDRLMGENGKAQLFDGRTGEPFPDPVSVGYMYMLKLHHLVDDKIHARSTGPYSMITQQPLGGKAQFGGQRFGEMEVWALEAYGAAFTLQELLTIKSDDIHGRVKVYEAIVKGENIPEPGVPESFKVLIKEMQSLCLNVEVLSADGQTIEMRDAEDEVYRAAEELGIDLSHAEPSSVEEV, from the coding sequence GTGGTCGCCTCGAGCACCTCCAACGAAACCGCTACCGTCTCCCCGCGATCCGGCGCCTCCGCCGGACGCATCTCCTTCGCCAAGATCTCCGAGCCGCTGGACGTGCCGGACCTGCTGGCGCTGCAGACCGAGTCGTTCGACCGCCTGATCGGCAACGAGCGCTGGGTCGCCCGCGTGGAGGAGGCCCAGGCGGCCGACGACCACTCGGTGCCCGTCACCTCCGGCCTCACGGACATCTTCGAGGAGATCTCCCCGATCGAGGACTTCCAGGGCACCATGTCCCTGTCCTTCTCCGAGCCGGAGTTCGCCGACGCGAAGATGACGGAGGAGGAGTGCAAGGACCGCGACGCGACCTTCGCCGCCCCGCTGTACGTCAAGGCCGAGTTCATGAACAACACGACCGGCGAGATCAAGCAGCAGACCGTCTTCATGGGCGACTTCCCGCTGATGACCCGCAACGGCACGTTCATCATCAACGGCACCGAGCGCGTCGTCGTCTCCCAGCTGGTCCGCTCCCCGGGCGCCTACTTCGAGCGCACCCCGGACAAGACCTCCGACAAGGAGATCTTCTCCGCCAAGATCATCCCCTCGCGCGGCGCCTGGTTCGAGCTCGAGGTGGACAAGCGCGACCAGGTCGGCGTCCGCCTCGACCGCAAGCGCAAGCAGCCCGTGACCGTGCTGCTCAAGGCCATGGGCTGGACCGAGTCCCGCATCCTCGAGGAGTTCGGCCACTACGACTCCATCCGCGCCACCCTCGAGAAGGACGGCACCGCGGACCAGGATGAGGCCCTCCTCGACATCTACCGCAAGCTGCGCCCGGGCGAGCCGGCCGCCGTCGACGCGGCCCAGACGCTGCTGAACAACCTGTACTTCACCCCGAAGCGCTACGACCTGGCGAAGGTGGGCCGTTACAAGCTCAACCGCAAGCTCGGCGTGGACGTGCACCTGGGCGACCCCAACGCCTCCGTGCTCACCGAGGACGACATCGTCCAGATGGTGCACTTCATCGCCGCGCTGCACGCCGGCGAGAAGACCGTCAAGGGTGTCCGTGACGGCGAGGCCGTGGACGTGCGCGTCGAGATCGACGACATCGACCACTTCGGCAACCGCCGCATCCGCGCGGTGGGCGAGCTGATCGAGAACCAGATCCGCACCGGCCTGTCCCGCATGGAGCGCGTCGTGCGCGAGCGCATGACCACCCAGGACGTCGAGGCGATCACCCCGCAGACCCTGATCAACATCCGCCCCGTGGTGGCGGCGATCAAGGAGTTCTTCGGCACCTCGCAGCTGTCCCAGTTCATGGACCAGAACAACCCGCTGGCCGGCCTGACGCACAAGCGTCGCCTGTCCGCGCTGGGCCCCGGCGGCCTCTCCCGCGACCGCGCGGGCATGGAGGTCCGCGACGTGCACCCCTCGCACTACGGCCGCATGTGCCCCATCGAGACCCCTGAAGGCCCGAACATCGGCCTCATCGGCTCGCTCGCGACCTTCGGCCGCATCAACTCCTTCGGCTTCATCGAGACCCCGTACCGCCGCGTGGTGGACGGCCGTGTCACCGACACCGTCGACTACCTGACGGCGGACGACGAGCTGGCCTACCAGATCGCCCAGGCGAACGCCCCGGTGGACGAGGACGGCACCTTCGAGGAGGAGCTCGTGCTCTGCCGCCAGCGCGGCGGCGACGGCGAGCCCGTGCTCTCCACCGTCGACGAGATCGACTACATGGACGTGTCCCCGCGCCAGATGGTGTCGGCGGCCACCGCCCTGATCCCGTTCCTCGAGCACGACGACGCCAACCGCGCCCTCATGGGCGCGAACATGCAGCGTCAGGCCGTGCCGCTGCTCCGCTCCGAGGCCCCCTACGTGGGCACCGGCATGGAGAAGTACGTGGCCGTGGACGCGGGCGACTCCGTGACCGCCACCGCGGCCGGCGTCGTGACCGAGGTGGCCGCGGACCTGGTGACCGTGATGAACGACGACGGCACCACCACGCACTACCCGATCATGAAGTTCGCCCGCTCGAACCAGGGCAACGCGTACAACCAGCGCGTGCGCGTCTCCGAGGGCGACCGCGTGGAGCCGCTGAGCGTCATCGCCGACGGCCCGGCCACGGACAACGGCGAGCTCGCGCTCGGCAAGAACCTCCTCGTCGCGTTCATGCCCTGGGAGGGCCTGAACTACGAGGACGCGATCATCCTGTCCCAGCGCATGGTCTCCGAGGACGTCCTCACCTCGATCCACATCGAGGAGCACGAGGTCGACGCCCGCGACACCAAGCTGGGCGCCGAGGAGATCACCCGCGACATCCCCAACGTGTCCGAGGAGGTGCTGTCCCAGCTCGACGAGCGCGGCATCATCCACATCGGCGCCGAGGTGGAGGCCGGCGACATCCTGGTCGGCCGCGTGACCCCGAAGGGCGAGACGGAGCTGACCCCGGAGGAGCGCCTGCTGCGCGCGATCTTCGGCGAGAAGTCCCGCGAGGTGCGCGACACCTCCCTGAAGGTGCCCCACGGCGAGTCCGGCACCGTCATCGGCGTGCGCATCTTCGACCGCGACGAGGACGACGACCTGCCCCCGGGCGTGAATCAGCTGGTGCGCGTCTACGTGGCCCAGAAGCGCAAGATCACCGACGGCGACAAGATGGCCGGCCGCCACGGCAACAAGGGCGTCATCTCGAAGATCCTGCCGCTCGAGGACATGCCGTTCCTGGCGGACGGCACCCCGGTGGACATCGTGCTGAACCCGCTCGGCGTGCCCGGCCGCATGAACCTCGGCCAGGTCATGGAGCTGCACCTGGGCTGGGCCGCCTCGCGCGGCTGGGACATCCAGGGCGAACCCGAGTGGATCAAGGACCTGCCGAACTTCCCGCGGCAGTCCGACCCGGTCAACGTCGCCACCCCGGTGTTCGACGGCGCGGAGGCGTACGAGATTACGGGCCTGCTCGGCCACGTGAACGCCACCCGTGACGGCGACCGCCTCATGGGCGAGAACGGCAAGGCGCAGCTGTTCGACGGCCGCACCGGCGAGCCGTTCCCGGACCCGGTGTCCGTGGGCTACATGTACATGCTCAAGCTGCACCACCTGGTGGACGACAAGATCCACGCGCGCTCCACGGGCCCGTACTCGATGATCACGCAGCAGCCGCTGGGCGGAAAGGCCCAGTTCGGCGGCCAGCGCTTCGGCGAGATGGAGGTGTGGGCGCTCGAGGCGTACGGCGCCGCGTTCACCCTCCAGGAGCTGCTGACCATCAAGTCGGACGACATCCACGGCCGCGTGAAGGTGTACGAGGCCATCGTCAAGGGCGAGAACATCCCCGAGCCGGGCGTGCCGGAGTCCTTCAAGGTGCTCATCAAGGAGATGCAGTCCCTCTGCCTCAACGTGGAGGTGCTCTCCGCGGACGGCCAGACCATCGAGATGCGCGACGCGGAGGACGAGGTCTACCGCGCCGCCGAGGAGCTGGGCATCGACCTCTCCCACGCCGAGCCGAGCTCGGTCGAGGAAGTCTGA
- the rplL gene encoding 50S ribosomal protein L7/L12, producing the protein MAKLTTEELLAAFEELTLIELSEFIKAFEEKFDVTAAAPVAVAAAAGAAGGDAAAAEEKDEFDVVLESAGDKKIGVIKEVRALTSLGLKEAKDLVDGAPKPILEGVNKETAEKAKEQLEGAGATVTLK; encoded by the coding sequence ATGGCCAAGCTGACCACCGAAGAGCTGCTCGCCGCGTTCGAGGAGCTGACCCTCATCGAGCTGTCCGAGTTCATCAAGGCGTTCGAGGAGAAGTTCGACGTCACCGCCGCCGCCCCCGTGGCCGTGGCCGCCGCTGCCGGTGCCGCCGGTGGCGACGCCGCCGCCGCCGAGGAGAAGGACGAGTTCGACGTCGTCCTCGAGTCCGCCGGCGACAAGAAGATCGGCGTCATCAAGGAGGTGCGCGCCCTCACCTCCCTCGGCCTGAAGGAGGCCAAGGACCTGGTGGACGGCGCCCCCAAGCCGATCCTCGAGGGCGTCAACAAGGAGACCGCCGAGAAGGCCAAGGAGCAGCTCGAGGGCGCCGGCGCCACCGTCACCCTCAAGTGA
- the nusG gene encoding transcription termination/antitermination protein NusG has product MSEQELDRQAAEESVSVQEDGAVEETVETAQDAPAPAEDAAGEPDVDGEEAADATAQEADPAAVEQVEEEPAVDPGEELRTRLRRQPGDWYVVHTYAGYEKRVKTNLEARILTQDMEDAIYEIEVPMEEVVEIKNTTRKIVSRVRIPGYVLVRMDLDDASWGVVRHTPGVTGFVGNDAHHPQPLTLDEVYDMLAPSVIQEAARAAEKAGVAVPASAESGAAAAPAIHVDFEVGESVTVNDGPFETLPATISEIKPEAQQLVVLVSIFERETPVTLSFNQVTKVI; this is encoded by the coding sequence GTGTCCGAGCAGGAACTGGATCGTCAGGCCGCCGAGGAGTCCGTCTCCGTGCAGGAGGACGGCGCCGTGGAGGAGACCGTCGAGACCGCGCAGGACGCCCCGGCCCCCGCTGAGGACGCCGCCGGCGAGCCCGACGTCGACGGCGAAGAGGCCGCCGATGCCACCGCGCAGGAGGCCGACCCGGCCGCCGTCGAGCAGGTCGAGGAGGAGCCCGCCGTTGACCCCGGCGAGGAGCTGCGCACCCGCCTGCGGCGCCAGCCGGGCGACTGGTACGTGGTCCACACCTACGCCGGCTACGAGAAGCGCGTGAAGACGAACCTCGAGGCCCGCATCCTGACCCAGGACATGGAGGACGCGATCTATGAGATCGAGGTCCCCATGGAGGAGGTCGTGGAGATCAAGAACACCACGCGCAAGATCGTCTCGCGCGTGCGCATCCCGGGCTACGTGCTCGTCCGCATGGACCTCGACGACGCCTCGTGGGGCGTCGTGCGCCACACCCCGGGCGTGACCGGCTTCGTGGGCAACGACGCCCACCACCCGCAGCCGCTCACCCTCGACGAGGTCTACGACATGCTGGCCCCGTCCGTGATCCAGGAGGCCGCCCGCGCCGCCGAGAAGGCCGGCGTGGCCGTCCCCGCGTCCGCGGAGTCCGGCGCGGCCGCCGCCCCGGCGATCCACGTGGACTTCGAGGTGGGCGAGTCGGTCACCGTCAACGACGGCCCGTTCGAGACCCTCCCGGCCACGATCTCCGAGATCAAGCCGGAGGCCCAGCAGCTCGTGGTGCTCGTCTCGATCTTCGAGCGCGAGACCCCCGTGACCCTGTCCTTCAACCAGGTGACCAAGGTCATCTGA
- the rplA gene encoding 50S ribosomal protein L1, whose amino-acid sequence MAQRSKAYKAAKAAIGEDVYSPVEAIRLAKETNPSKTDATVEVALRLSVDPRKADQMVRGSVSLPHGTGKTARVVVFATGERAEAARAAGADVVGDDDLIAKISDGWVDFDAAVASPELMGKVGRLGKVLGPRNLMPNPKTGTVTPDVAKAVTDIKGGKIDFRVDKHSNLHFIIGKTSFEAKALVENYAAALEEVLRLKPSSSKGRYISKATVATTFGPGVSMDPNVTSVDSSEL is encoded by the coding sequence ATGGCACAGCGCAGCAAGGCATACAAGGCGGCCAAGGCCGCGATCGGCGAGGACGTCTACTCGCCGGTGGAGGCGATCCGCCTCGCCAAGGAGACCAACCCCTCCAAGACCGACGCCACCGTGGAGGTCGCCCTCCGCCTCTCGGTCGACCCCCGCAAGGCCGACCAGATGGTGCGCGGCTCCGTGAGCCTGCCCCACGGCACCGGCAAGACCGCCCGCGTCGTCGTGTTCGCCACCGGTGAGCGCGCCGAGGCCGCCCGCGCCGCCGGCGCGGACGTGGTGGGCGACGACGACCTGATCGCCAAGATCTCCGACGGCTGGGTGGACTTCGACGCCGCCGTGGCCTCCCCGGAGCTCATGGGCAAGGTCGGCCGCCTGGGCAAGGTGCTCGGCCCCCGCAATCTGATGCCGAACCCCAAGACCGGCACCGTGACCCCGGACGTGGCCAAGGCCGTGACCGACATCAAGGGCGGCAAGATCGACTTCCGCGTCGACAAGCACTCCAACCTGCACTTCATCATCGGCAAGACCTCCTTCGAGGCCAAGGCCCTGGTGGAGAACTACGCCGCCGCACTTGAGGAGGTGCTTCGCCTGAAGCCCTCGTCCTCCAAGGGCCGCTACATCTCCAAGGCCACCGTGGCCACCACCTTCGGCCCGGGCGTGTCCATGGACCCGAACGTGACCTCGGTGGACTCCTCGGAGCTCTGA
- the rplK gene encoding 50S ribosomal protein L11, whose translation MAPKKKVSGLIKLQIQAGAANPAPPIGPALGQHGVNIMEFCKAYNAATESQRGNVVPVEITVYEDRSFTFITKTPPAAELIKKAAGVAKGSATPHTAKVGTLTQAQCEEIAQTKMEDLNANDVQAAAKIIAGTARSMGITVEG comes from the coding sequence ATGGCTCCCAAGAAGAAGGTCTCCGGTCTGATCAAGCTTCAGATCCAGGCCGGCGCGGCCAACCCGGCCCCGCCCATCGGCCCCGCCCTGGGCCAGCACGGCGTGAACATCATGGAGTTCTGCAAGGCCTACAACGCCGCCACCGAGTCGCAGCGCGGCAACGTGGTGCCGGTCGAGATCACCGTGTACGAGGACCGCTCGTTCACGTTCATCACCAAGACCCCGCCGGCCGCCGAGCTCATCAAGAAGGCCGCCGGCGTCGCCAAGGGCTCCGCCACCCCGCACACGGCCAAGGTCGGCACGCTGACGCAGGCCCAGTGCGAGGAGATCGCCCAGACCAAGATGGAGGACCTGAACGCCAACGACGTGCAGGCCGCCGCCAAGATCATCGCGGGCACCGCCCGCTCCATGGGCATCACCGTCGAGGGCTGA
- the rplJ gene encoding 50S ribosomal protein L10 translates to MATSAKESAVAELTDLFRESNAAVLTEYRGLTVTELKQLRDSIRQDATYAVAKNTLAEIAAKEAGVEGLEAHLSGPTAIAFVTGDPVNVAKALRDFAKDHEKLVLKGGYMDGQPLDEAGIKKIADLESREVLLATFAGAMKGSMSKAAALFQAPLSKTVRTVEALRAQQGEAA, encoded by the coding sequence ATGGCGACGTCCGCGAAGGAGTCGGCGGTGGCTGAGCTCACGGACCTGTTCCGTGAGTCCAACGCCGCTGTTCTGACGGAATACCGTGGCCTGACGGTGACGGAGCTCAAGCAGCTGCGTGACTCCATCCGTCAGGACGCGACCTACGCCGTGGCGAAGAACACGCTTGCCGAGATCGCGGCCAAGGAAGCCGGCGTGGAGGGCCTCGAGGCCCACCTGTCCGGTCCCACCGCGATCGCCTTCGTGACCGGTGACCCGGTCAACGTCGCGAAGGCCCTGCGTGACTTTGCCAAGGATCACGAGAAGCTCGTGCTCAAGGGCGGCTACATGGATGGCCAGCCCCTGGACGAGGCCGGCATCAAGAAGATCGCGGACCTCGAGTCCCGCGAGGTTCTGCTGGCCACGTTCGCCGGCGCGATGAAGGGCAGCATGTCCAAGGCTGCCGCCCTGTTCCAGGCGCCGCTGTCCAAGACCGTCCGCACGGTCGAGGCGCTGCGCGCCCAGCAGGGCGAGGCTGCCTGA